The following are from one region of the Nicotiana tabacum cultivar K326 chromosome 3, ASM71507v2, whole genome shotgun sequence genome:
- the LOC107813765 gene encoding NAC domain-containing protein 6, producing MSLPELELPGFRFHPTAEELINFYLKSIIKGNKLDSNVIAFVNIYLHDPWELPGLARIGEREWYFFVPINRKHGPKGKPNRTTRNGFWKATGSDCQIRSTLDPRKVIGLKKTLVFYGGRAPKGCRTDWVMNEYRLPDGHPLPKDHDIVLCKVYRKATSFKVLEQRAIVEEHAAKRPPTSHDNLGPLVPQEDLESSASHNFRSFQEENHNTTIKLPQLSSPLWTELQSTGQDLWSLFSLS from the exons ATGTCCTTACCGGAGCTTGAGCTCCCTGGCTTCCGTTTTCATCCCACTGCTGAAGAACTCATCAACTTCTACCTCAAAAGCATTATCAAAGGCAACAAACTTGACTCCAATGTCATTGCCTTTGTCAACATATATCTCCACGATCCTTGGGAGTTACCTG GATTGGCAAGAATAGGGGAAAGAGAGTGGTATTTTTTTGTACCAATAAACAGAAAACATGGTCCTAAAGGGAAGCCTAACAGAACAACAAGAAATGGTTTCTGGAAGGCAACTGGTTCTGATTGCCAAATTCGTTCAACATTAGACCCGAGGAAGGTTATTGGGCTCAAGAAGACTTTGGTTTTCTATGGTGGAAGGGCACCTAAAGGGTGCAGAACTGATTGGGTCATGAACGAGTACAGACTTCCTGATGGCCACCCCTTACCTAAG GATCATGACATAGTACTTTGCAAAGTTTACAGAAAGGCAACTTCCTTTAAAGTATTGGAGCAAAGGGCAATAGTTGAAGAACATGCAGCAAAAAGACCCCCAACATCACATGACAATCTTGGTCCTTTAGTCCCTCAAGAAGACTTGGAATCATCAGCCTCACATAATTTTAGAAGCTTCCaagaagaaaatcataacacCACCATTAAGCTACCTCAATTATCAAGTCCCCTCTGGACTGAACTACAGAGCACAGGGCAAGACTTGTGGAGTCTATTTTCTTTGTCCTGA